CTAACTAAACCTGTAGGCTACATAACATAGGCTGTTGGGTTTGGGGAATACGTTGGTGGTTGGGAGTTCATTTCTGCAGACTTATCTGCCCCCTTGAATTTACATAGCTCATACCATTCCGTTAGAAACGTAAACATGTACCATTACTGATGACCTCCTCTCACCTTGCATTCCTCTTTCTCCTCACATAAGTTACCATGGGGAATATGTTTGGAAGCCTGTTCAAGGGCCTATTTGGCAAGAAGGAGATGAGGATTCTCATGGTTGGACTCGATGCTGCCGGAAAAACAACCATCCTGTACAAACTCAAACTAGGAGAGATTGTCACCACCATTCCTACAATTGGTAAGGACAATTTTCCTTGAACGCATTTGCCTATCACCAAAAGGAATTTCACTGCCAGATTAGGCTGCGTATGGAATATGTGCCTCACTAATGCCTCTATAACATTGTGTCCTTTGTCCAGGTTTTAATGTTGAAACGGTAGAATACAAGAACATCAGCTTCACAGTGTGGGACGTTGGCGGTCAAGACAAAATCAGGCCGTTATGGCGCCACTACTTCCAGAACACTCAAGGTAAGATCCAATGGCGCTTTGAAGAGCGCTGGCAACGGTGGTCCATAGATAGCTCCATCATTACGAGAGCAAGGCTTGCTAGTCGGAGAAGCAGTGTCACATTCTCAATATCTAACTGTGTACCTCTTTGCAGGGCTTATCTTTGTGGTGGACAGCAACGACAGGGAGCGAGTGAACGAGGCGAGGGAGGAGTTGCAGAGAATGCTTGCAGAGGACGAGCTGAGAGATGCCGTGCTGCTCGTTTTTGCAAACAAACAGGTGAGCTTGTTTACTTTGTGCAAAGGAGGGTGTTCATATCTGAATTCTGACTGCCTTACCTCCTTGTAGTGCTCTTTGCTCCTGCTAAACATTATGTGAGTGGACCGTACTCATTGATCATGCACACGTAACATTATTTGCATTGCCAACCCCTTGCGCTATCACTGAGCTTGAGTAAGATATTATAATTGCACAGTGTGGAAGAGGATAAATCATTTGAACCCCCTTTCTCAGGACCTTCCCAATGCAATGAATGCTGCGGAGATCACAGACAAGCTGGGGCTCCACGCTCTCCGCCAACGCAGCTGGTACATCCAAGCCACCTGTGCTACTAGTGGGGACGGCCTCTACGAGGGCCTCGACTGGCTCTCCAACCAGCTCAAGAACCAGAAATGATCCATTCCACCATTTTTCCCCCCTTCTTTCTGTCTGACAAGATGGCAGCACCGGTTCCAAGCCCCTGGCCCCTCGGAACTCCTCTCTCCACAGTCTTTCTCCAAAAACCTCATCCTCCATCTCTTTTTCTGTATCAACCCTTACTCCTGGGGCTCTAGCCTgtgctgcttgtgtgtgtgtgtgtgtgtgtactgtgtgtttgcAGTCGAGGGTGTGAAGGCGTCTCTGTGTCTGTTAGCTGGGATTGGGAGTAACCCTGGCGTGCCTTTAACACACCTCCGGTGGAAATGGTGGTCTGGCTCCTCAAGCGCCACCCCACCACATCCCACCCAGGCCAACTCTGTCTTGCACgatcccctctcccctcttccccatGCCAAGCATGGTTTTTACAAGGCAAAGAAAGAGCAAGAGTGCAAacggttctcctctctctccttggtAGATATTTAACTTTATTTGTCCCGCCAGTGTTAAGACTGAATAATAGGCCATGTTAACGTGTTTGTTTTGAAACCTTACCTAGCCCCACCTGTGATAAAACCACATTGTGACCTGTATCAGGTTGAAACTAATCAAAACGATCTTCTTCCACTCTTGGTCGTTCTTTGCGTCATTTGAAAACCatgcttttctttttttattattatattaccAACATCTCTTAGCAATGGTTCTCTAGCGAACACTACCTTTTTCCCctgcaagagagggagagaccatgAAGCACAAACCAACAACCTTCGGGAAATATTCTCCCTCCAAGGTTAAAATTCGCTTTGAATTTAAAAACGGTAAATGTTACATGACTTCCTTTTGGTCATTTTTGAATTGTGAAAACTTGACACATTTTGACACAATGTATTGACTGAATTTCAAGCAAAGTAGTTCCTGCATTTTCAATTTGTCACCTATTTATTCAACGGAGCATTTCAATACATGGTTGTATTCATACGCTGCATTGGGCTGGTCGACTGTTGACATTCAGAAGCTTCAAACTTTATTCCATGAAatgttccatgtctgttgtctctAGTTCCAGCATTTCTGTTTGTTCAACTGCTGAACCAAATGCAATTGAACAGTATGGCAAATCTTGTATATTAAACGTAGTGTACCCTCAAGGGTGTAAACGCTCTACATTTTGTGTTCTACCTGGAAATGTTCAAGAGAATTATTCTTGTCTCAGAGGTTGGCTGTACCCAGCTTCTTGCTAATTTTGTGGCTGTGATGAAGGAAAAGCACCAAATATACTAGGGCTAGGCTAATGAAGAAAATAAGCCTAGCTCAAGGGTCTGAGTGCTAGCATTGGCTACATTTAGCAACTTTGTGCTTCATACTTGAGTTACTAAGACCAACAGGTATTGGTACCAGTACCTCCATTCCAAGAGCTGTAAGAAGGACTACAGAGGGCATGGGCCGGGGGGATAACCGCCCTCTTAAATTGTGTGACTGGAGGTTATGCTGGCACTTCTGTTAAGAATGATTGTAAATCTGTAAGTTTTTCCCTGCAACTGTTTCTGTGGGGTTTTCCTGAACACATTAAATGATATGATTTGATCCGAACATCTTGTGTTGACAATGAGATGATTTGTGTGACTCTGGGAAGAGTAGAATTTAGCTTTTAAAGAAAAAATGGATAGATCCCACAACGCATTTACCAACTGCAACGTATCTTTGTTGGTGCAGtccggaccggccttgatttcaacatccacaGACATTTTTGGCTCATACATAGACGTCTATAATTTGGTctggaccggaccaaatctgaaccaatcatagacatctatgtttcacaagtttggacagtacattacagtatagagagtatagtacaatacagtagagtacagtaaagtacaatGAAACTATTGTACCCTACTTTACTGACTTAAACTACTGTACTTTCCTGAATaaagctctactgtactgtgttctactgtactaaACTGCCACACTATAATAAACAATAAGGCCCGAGGCAgagtggtatatggccaatataccacggctaagggctgttcttaagcacgacacaacgcggagtgcctggacacagcccttagctgtggtatattggccatatatcacaaaccccagaggtgccttattgctattataaactggttaccaatgtaatttaagcagtaaaaaaatacatgttttgtcataccaatcagcattcaggcctcgaaccacccagtttataatgtgatGTTCAACTAGTGAAACAGCCTAGACGTCTATGATTAGTTCACATTTGGATCTGATCCGTAccgacatttacattacatttacatttaagtcatttagcagacgctcttatccagagcgacttacaaattggaccaAATTTGTACGTGTTTAGGGGCGGAGCTCAAGTGTTTATTTTTTCATTTACATGTTGGTCACTCAGCAAAtgctcttatctagagcgacttaGTCAGTGCATCCAAATAAGATGGATAAACAACcccatatcacagtcatagcaagaaGAAAAATATCTTAATCGTTACTGAGATTGTTACTGTAGTTGAAGTGAAGTGTTGTTTTATTCTGTAAGTTGGAATACTTTGACCATCTTCGCTGCCCGTTTTAAAGCTTTTGACATAAGTGCATGTCACAGATGggaccaataatacagttgaaatcgaaagtttacatacacttaggttggagtcattaaaactcgtttttcaaccactccacaaatttcttgttaacaaactatagttttgtcaagtcggttaggacatctactttgtgcatgacaagtaatttttccaacaattgtttacagacagattatttcacttataatacactgtatcacaattccagtgggtcagaagtttacatacactaaattaactgtgcctttaaacagcttggaaaattccagaaaattgtcatggctttagaagcttctgataggctaattgacatcatttgagtcaattggaggtgtgcctatggatgtatttcaaggcctaccttcaaactcagtgcctctttgcttgacatcatgggaaaatctaaagaaatcagccaagacctccataaatttccaaacacctgaaggtaccatgttcatctgtacaaacaatagtacgcaagtataaacaccatgagaccacgcagctgtcataccgctcaggaaggagacacgttcagtctcctagagatgaacgtactttggtgcgaaaagtgcaaatcaatcccagaacaacagcaaaggaccttgtgaagatgctggaggaaacaggtacaaaagtatctatatcaacagtaaaacgagtcctatatcgacataacctgaaaggccgctcagcaaggaagaagccactgctccaaaagccagactaccgtttgcaactgcacatggggacaaagttcgtactttttggagaaatgtcctctcgtcgGATGAAAtataaatagaactgtttggccataatgaccatcgttatgtttggaggaaaagggggaggcttgcaagctgaagaacaccatcccaatcgtgaagcacgggggtggcagcatcatgttgtgggggtgctttgctgcaggagggacagatgcacttcacaaaatagatggcatcatgaggtatgaaaattatgtggatatattgatgcaacatcacaagacatcagtcaggaagttaaagcttggtcacgaatgggccttccaaatggacaatgaccccaagcatacttccaaagttgtggaaaaatggcttaaggacaacaaagtcaagatattggagtggccatcacaaagccctaacctcaatcccatagaacatttgtgggcagaactgaaaaaacgtgtgagagcaaggaggcctacaaacctgactcagttacaccagctctgtcaggaggaatgggacaaaattcacccaacttattgtcaggcttcccaaaacgtttgacacaagttaaacaatttaaaggcaatgctaccaaatagtaatagtaatacatcattttctctactattattctgacatttcacattcttaaataaagtggtgatccaaactgacctaaaaagggaatttttacttggattaaatgtcaggaattgtgaaaaactgagtttaaatgtatttggctaaggtgtttgtaaacttcaactgtatatgagaGGGCCATTGATCCTGATGCAGAACTCGCTCTCTTTGGCTGCTCAGAGTCTGTTCTAAGATAGACCTATGAGGAACAACAGGCTCTGATATTTGGAATGGTGGCTGCAAAAAAAAATTGCCTCACAGAATGGAAGTCACCCACCCCCTTTGTTCAGTAGATGGCTAGCAGAAATTATTAACACCATTAacttggaaaatatttgtttttttagGACCAACTCCTCCAGCAGATTTCTCAAGGTTTGGGGTCTGTTTCTGGACCATCTGGACGGAGACTGACTGCGAAAACTGACTAGGAACACTTACTGTTGTTGTAACTGTCATTGTTGCTCTACTTCATTGCATATGTCTGGCAGCTgtgttctttttttgtttttttgtgcttTTGTTTTGTACTAAATTGCAAAAGAAAATcctttaaaataaatatatatattttttaagtggtcagatgacgcagatgctaagctacaggactgttttgcttgcacagactggaatatgttctgggattcttccaatggcattgaagtacaccacatcagtcactggcttcatcaataagtgcattgatgacgtcgtcccaacagggaccgtacgtacataccccaaccagaagccatggattacggGCAACATCTGCACTGTGCTAAAGGGTAAAGGGTAGAGCAGACGCTTTAAGGGGCGGGACCTTATTCCGGATGCTTATAAGTAATCCcgttatgccctcagacaaaccatcaaacaggcaaagtgtcaatacaggactaagattgaatcgtactacaccggctctgacacttgcCGGaagtgacagggcttgcaaactattacagactacaaaggtaaGCATAGCCGAGGGCTGCCCagagacacgagcctaccagatgagctaaattacttctatgctcgcttcgaggcaagcaacactgaatcaGCTGCCCCGGATGACcttgtgatcacactctccatagccgatgtgtgtaagacctttaaacaggtcaactttcacaaggtcgcagggccagacggattaccaggacgtgtactccgagcatgcgctgaccaacttgcaagtgtcttcactgacattttcaacctgtccctgactgagtctgtaatactaccatagtccctgtgcccaagaacactaaggtaacctgcctaaatgactaccgacccgtaccgactcacgtctgtagctatgaaatgctttgaaaggctggtcatggctcacatcaacaacattatcccggaaaccctagacccactccaatttaaaTAACGCCCCAAaatatccacagatgatgcaatctctactgcactccacactgccttttcccacctggtcaAAAGGAActcctacgtgagaatgctattcattgattacagctcagcgttcaacaccatagtgccctcgaagctcatcactaagctaaggaccctgggactaaacacctccctctgcaactggatcctggacttcctgatgggccacccctaggtggtaagggtaggtaacaacacatctgccacactgatcctcaacacgggggcccctcaggggtgcgtgctcagtcccctcctgtactccctgttcacacatgactgcatggccagggatgactccaacaccatcattaagtttgccgacgacacaacggtggtgggcctgatcaccgacaacgatgagacagcctatagggaggaggtcagaaacctgaccgtgtggtgccagaataacaacctctccctcaatgtgatcaacacaaaggagatgattgtagactacaggaaaaggaggaccgagcacacccccattctcatcaacggggctgtagtggagcatgttgagagcttcatgtccacatcaccaacaaactatcatggtccaaacacaccaagacagtcgtgaagaggacacaacaaagcctattccctctTTGGAGACTGacaatatttggcatgggtcctcagatcctcaaaaagttctacagctgcaccttcgagaatatcctgacgggttgcatcactgcctggtatggcaactgctcgtcctccagccacaaggcactacagaggctagtgcggggccaagcttcctgccatccaggacctctataccaggctgtgtcagaggaaggccctacaaattgacgcctgaacagctaatcaaatggctaccgagactatttgcattgtcctcCCCTCCACCATATTTTAAGCTCTGCTACTTtctggttattatctatgcatagtcactttaactctacctacatgtacatattacctaaat
The nucleotide sequence above comes from Salvelinus namaycush isolate Seneca chromosome 35, SaNama_1.0, whole genome shotgun sequence. Encoded proteins:
- the LOC120029558 gene encoding ADP-ribosylation factor 1-like — its product is MGNMFGSLFKGLFGKKEMRILMVGLDAAGKTTILYKLKLGEIVTTIPTIGFNVETVEYKNISFTVWDVGGQDKIRPLWRHYFQNTQGLIFVVDSNDRERVNEAREELQRMLAEDELRDAVLLVFANKQDLPNAMNAAEITDKLGLHALRQRSWYIQATCATSGDGLYEGLDWLSNQLKNQK